From one Paenibacillus terrae HPL-003 genomic stretch:
- a CDS encoding helix-turn-helix domain-containing protein, which produces MKVRTAGRRKAAADEWVEKKGYKRILLSYLPLVLTMISAVIFVSFIIVTDQMTKEAEKENAVSTEYIADTLESTVEETEVSVLRELAVNRSLNRFMNDATGDNMRVTQYELSRDLDKLAGAYPELRSIYVYRSADAVVLTQREITPLSAFPDKEFIAAHFSSNRARKWLPARSFTDSMLTPPGQVISLVQRFPLPLGSQGMVVINVDTDKLIRRIDHMTSPDVALLDIRDANGLSLQTAVGSGDKDRLTDTKEYTFERHSSYLGWTLHSGLKKGPLSKWVSVISYLWIAIGIAVAVQEDWILGKRQFIRDWLEGEHPVTLEEWQEKTRLFGLPELRDTCTVAVVELGNYKEFTLRNGERDQRFLKFSLVHVIREQWQMEGSMETEWIAPNRLVVLWMSEITDTTSLSTEYDLMERMSRLTRWVEHHLNLTVRIGVGLPAHSLADAADSFRQANAALRYKLIHDQHTAIPYAATAQAAPYSAYSYYRMMAACMKELRAMNEGWKQQIDAIFSRMQEERLADEELLAIVQYGLMLLLEEAESVADPVIRSQLEEVVARLRTQMEHTGQLSELHTLFHAQLERYFAQYVLYKTSNKYLETINRVKRYIEEHFADPDLSLTHISDKFALKPKYASQLFKEEFGMKFVDFLVQLRMEDAKRRLVETTASVQDIAQQVGYTTSIAFGRMFKKLEGITPGDYRKMKIRPSVKRLSDAQGTLFPDLHNQL; this is translated from the coding sequence GTGAAGGTGAGAACAGCGGGCAGGCGTAAAGCGGCGGCGGATGAATGGGTCGAGAAAAAAGGCTACAAGCGTATACTGCTGTCTTACCTGCCGCTTGTGCTGACGATGATCTCTGCCGTTATTTTTGTGTCCTTTATTATCGTGACAGATCAAATGACGAAGGAAGCGGAAAAGGAGAATGCTGTTTCGACCGAATACATCGCAGATACGCTGGAATCCACGGTGGAGGAAACCGAAGTATCCGTGCTGCGTGAGCTGGCGGTGAACCGTTCCCTGAACCGATTCATGAACGATGCTACAGGAGACAATATGCGTGTGACCCAGTACGAATTGTCCCGTGATTTGGACAAGCTGGCGGGTGCGTACCCCGAGCTTCGTTCCATCTATGTATACCGCTCTGCCGATGCCGTAGTGCTGACGCAACGGGAAATCACCCCCTTGTCTGCTTTCCCGGACAAGGAGTTCATTGCTGCCCATTTCTCCTCGAACCGTGCTCGCAAATGGTTGCCTGCCCGCTCATTCACAGATAGTATGCTGACGCCGCCCGGACAGGTCATTTCCCTGGTTCAGCGCTTCCCGCTGCCGCTTGGCAGTCAGGGCATGGTCGTAATCAATGTAGACACCGACAAGCTCATTCGGCGGATTGACCATATGACCAGTCCCGATGTGGCGTTGCTTGATATACGGGATGCAAACGGGCTATCTCTCCAGACTGCCGTAGGAAGTGGGGACAAAGATCGCTTAACGGATACCAAAGAATATACCTTCGAGCGCCATTCCTCTTATCTCGGCTGGACCCTGCACAGCGGCCTCAAAAAAGGGCCTCTTTCCAAGTGGGTATCCGTCATTTCCTACCTGTGGATTGCGATTGGAATTGCGGTAGCGGTTCAGGAGGACTGGATACTCGGCAAGCGCCAGTTCATTCGGGACTGGCTGGAAGGCGAGCATCCCGTCACCCTCGAAGAGTGGCAGGAGAAAACACGTCTGTTCGGACTGCCAGAGCTGCGGGACACTTGCACCGTGGCTGTCGTAGAGCTGGGTAACTACAAGGAATTTACGCTGCGTAATGGAGAGCGTGACCAGCGATTTCTCAAGTTTTCGCTGGTCCATGTCATCCGCGAGCAATGGCAGATGGAAGGCAGTATGGAGACGGAATGGATTGCCCCGAATCGGCTAGTCGTGCTCTGGATGTCCGAAATAACAGATACAACCAGCCTGAGCACCGAATACGACCTGATGGAGCGGATGAGCAGGCTGACCCGCTGGGTGGAACACCATCTCAACCTGACGGTGCGTATCGGTGTCGGGTTGCCCGCTCATTCGTTGGCAGATGCTGCCGATTCGTTCAGGCAGGCGAACGCCGCCTTGCGCTACAAGCTGATTCACGATCAGCACACCGCCATTCCATACGCCGCCACTGCACAAGCGGCTCCTTACTCCGCCTATTCCTATTACCGGATGATGGCAGCATGTATGAAGGAGCTTCGCGCGATGAACGAGGGCTGGAAACAGCAGATTGACGCAATTTTCAGCCGAATGCAGGAAGAGCGATTGGCCGATGAGGAGCTGCTCGCTATCGTACAATACGGCCTGATGCTGCTGCTGGAGGAGGCCGAAAGTGTGGCCGACCCTGTCATCCGCAGCCAGCTGGAGGAAGTTGTAGCCCGGCTTCGGACACAGATGGAGCATACAGGACAGCTAAGCGAGCTGCATACCTTGTTTCATGCACAGCTCGAGCGTTATTTTGCACAATATGTGTTGTACAAGACGTCTAACAAGTATTTGGAGACGATTAATCGGGTCAAACGCTACATTGAGGAGCATTTTGCCGATCCCGATCTGTCCCTGACACATATAAGCGATAAGTTCGCCTTAAAGCCCAAATACGCCAGCCAACTGTTCAAAGAGGAATTTGGCATGAAATTCGTGGATTTTCTCGTGCAGCTCCGCATGGAGGATGCCAAAAGACGACTGGTGGAAACCACAGCTTCCGTGCAGGATATTGCGCAGCAGGTTGGCTATACAACTTCCATTGCCTTTGGCCGCATGTTCAAAAAGCTGGAAGGCATCACGCCCGGTGATTACCGTAAAATGAAAATCCGCCCATCCGTTAAACGCCTGTCAGACGCACAAGGGACCCTTTTTCCAGATCTACATAATCAACTGTAA
- a CDS encoding PadR family transcriptional regulator encodes MRTLKYAILGLLNKEPMTGYDIGKEFSKDLGEFWSAKHSQIYPELKKLLNEGLIVYEIQISGEILEKKLYSITEKGKEDFLQWLKKAEPIEPTPKDVFRLRMYFSNNLDITTRLYLLEHQLLQHQDRLGHLRKNKERYETIPPLDSDNFGDYLVLDGAILRETITIQWLENFISYCKK; translated from the coding sequence ATGAGAACTTTAAAATATGCCATCCTAGGCTTGTTAAATAAAGAACCTATGACTGGTTATGATATCGGTAAAGAATTCAGTAAAGATTTAGGCGAATTTTGGTCTGCAAAGCACAGTCAGATCTATCCAGAATTAAAAAAACTGCTTAATGAGGGACTTATCGTCTACGAGATCCAAATTAGCGGGGAAATTTTAGAAAAAAAGTTGTATTCGATTACGGAGAAGGGCAAAGAAGATTTTTTACAATGGTTAAAAAAAGCAGAGCCTATTGAACCCACTCCCAAAGATGTGTTTAGGCTGAGAATGTATTTTTCTAATAATCTGGACATAACAACCCGATTATATTTGTTGGAACATCAGCTGCTTCAACATCAAGATAGGCTGGGACATTTACGCAAAAATAAAGAACGCTATGAAACTATTCCACCTCTTGATAGTGATAATTTTGGCGATTATCTTGTATTAGATGGTGCTATTTTACGCGAAACTATCACCATACAATGGCTAGAAAATTTTATTTCTTATTGTAAAAAGTAG
- a CDS encoding PTS sugar transporter subunit IIB, translating to MKKILLACSSGMSTSLLVTKMQDYAKSIGDEAEIWAVGQDQATEDMANADAVLIGPQMSFLKGQLEKEAAQYGIHVEVIDMMAYGMVDGKKAYEQAVKLVERKNG from the coding sequence ATGAAGAAAATTTTACTGGCGTGTAGCTCAGGTATGTCTACAAGTTTGCTGGTTACCAAAATGCAGGATTATGCCAAATCTATTGGAGACGAGGCTGAAATTTGGGCAGTAGGTCAAGATCAGGCGACAGAAGATATGGCTAATGCTGACGCGGTATTGATTGGCCCGCAAATGAGTTTTCTTAAAGGACAGCTGGAAAAGGAAGCAGCCCAATATGGTATCCATGTAGAAGTGATTGACATGATGGCATACGGAATGGTTGACGGCAAGAAAGCCTATGAGCAGGCAGTGAAGCTGGTGGAACGTAAAAATGGATAA
- a CDS encoding FAD-dependent oxidoreductase, which produces MQRKYPNLCKPITIGNVTFRNRMFGSPMGGTDITADCTIGPKSTAFYELRAKGGAASVTVSEVVVHPETEASHMYHLDLGTVDSLASFTYTADAIRRHGAIASVELSHSGQYAGTYLTDKNKKQGLAQWGPSPGVRPDGREVKELTQELIDDIVAAYGRCAGLAKRAGYEMIMVHGGHGWLINQFFSPYFNRRTDKYGGVLENRVRFAQEVLDSVRKAVGCGFPIEFRMSGSELFEGGYDLTEGIEIAKLIESRVDLLHVSAGTYQTGFGITHPSMFLPHGSNVYLAAEIKKHVSVPVATVGGLNDPAQMEEIIASGQADIVEMARALLADPELPRKVMSNRDEDIIKCLRCFTCMAERAETSTRRCTVNPLIGREMDGTEIYPSPNPRKVLVAGGGPGGLYAALTAAKRGHQVILCEKSDEVGGILRGEQAIPFKYEMYELGVTLGKLAKDAGVEIRLNTPVTKEYAEKENVDALIIAAGSAAIVPPIPGLNGDNVVIVNNYYLEKDRVSDSVVVLGGGLAGCEAAIHLAQEGKTVHLVEMRTELAPDANIRHRPIMLKEIEKNNIQVHLGFKGLCVTQEGVVCADPNGEEHLVPGTSVICALGQRPRRNVVDELIDCAPYVSQIGDCVKASTITTAIYQGYHAALDI; this is translated from the coding sequence ATGCAAAGAAAATATCCCAATCTATGTAAACCAATCACAATTGGAAATGTGACTTTCAGAAATAGAATGTTTGGCTCTCCTATGGGAGGTACGGATATTACAGCAGACTGCACTATTGGACCCAAATCTACAGCTTTTTATGAATTAAGAGCAAAAGGCGGTGCTGCGTCAGTTACAGTCAGTGAAGTCGTGGTTCATCCCGAGACAGAAGCTTCCCATATGTACCATCTGGATCTGGGGACAGTAGATTCTCTTGCTAGTTTTACCTATACTGCAGACGCTATTCGCCGTCACGGGGCAATTGCCAGTGTAGAATTGTCTCATTCTGGACAGTATGCAGGAACTTATCTGACTGACAAAAATAAGAAACAAGGACTTGCTCAGTGGGGCCCCAGCCCCGGAGTACGTCCAGACGGCAGAGAAGTAAAGGAACTTACGCAAGAATTAATTGATGATATCGTAGCAGCTTATGGTAGATGTGCTGGACTTGCCAAGAGAGCAGGTTATGAAATGATTATGGTTCATGGCGGACATGGATGGTTGATTAATCAGTTTTTTTCTCCTTATTTCAACCGCAGAACAGACAAGTATGGCGGAGTTTTGGAAAACAGGGTGCGGTTTGCACAGGAGGTTCTTGACAGTGTCCGTAAAGCTGTGGGTTGTGGTTTCCCAATCGAGTTTAGAATGAGTGGTTCAGAGTTATTTGAAGGCGGCTATGATCTGACAGAAGGTATAGAAATTGCTAAGTTAATCGAATCAAGAGTCGACTTGCTCCATGTATCTGCAGGAACTTATCAGACAGGATTTGGTATCACACATCCTTCGATGTTCTTGCCTCATGGAAGTAATGTTTATCTTGCAGCAGAGATCAAGAAGCACGTAAGTGTTCCGGTTGCAACGGTTGGCGGATTAAATGACCCGGCTCAAATGGAAGAAATTATTGCCAGCGGTCAGGCGGATATTGTTGAAATGGCTCGCGCACTGCTGGCTGATCCAGAGCTTCCAAGAAAGGTGATGAGCAACCGCGATGAGGACATTATTAAATGTCTGAGATGCTTCACCTGTATGGCAGAACGTGCAGAAACATCCACAAGACGCTGTACGGTTAACCCATTAATTGGTCGTGAAATGGATGGGACAGAAATATATCCTTCCCCTAATCCACGCAAGGTTCTAGTAGCCGGTGGAGGCCCAGGCGGACTTTATGCAGCTCTTACTGCAGCTAAACGAGGACATCAAGTCATTCTATGTGAGAAGTCTGACGAGGTAGGCGGTATCTTGAGGGGAGAACAGGCGATTCCTTTTAAATATGAGATGTATGAGTTAGGTGTTACTCTCGGAAAACTGGCCAAAGACGCCGGCGTTGAGATTCGTTTGAATACACCTGTTACTAAAGAGTATGCAGAGAAAGAAAATGTGGATGCGTTAATTATAGCAGCTGGTTCCGCAGCAATTGTTCCTCCAATTCCTGGACTGAATGGTGATAACGTAGTCATTGTTAATAACTACTATCTGGAGAAGGATAGGGTCAGCGATAGCGTAGTCGTATTAGGAGGCGGTCTGGCTGGCTGTGAAGCAGCAATTCACCTTGCTCAGGAAGGTAAGACTGTTCATCTGGTAGAGATGAGAACGGAACTGGCTCCGGATGCTAATATTAGACATCGTCCCATTATGTTAAAAGAAATCGAAAAGAATAACATTCAAGTTCATTTAGGGTTCAAAGGGCTATGTGTTACACAAGAAGGTGTTGTTTGCGCTGATCCAAATGGTGAAGAACATCTTGTTCCAGGTACTTCAGTCATTTGTGCGCTTGGACAACGGCCAAGGAGAAACGTAGTAGATGAGTTAATTGATTGTGCACCTTATGTTTCACAAATCGGAGATTGTGTTAAGGCATCTACGATCACGACCGCAATATATCAAGGATATCATGCAGCGCTTGATATCTGA
- a CDS encoding PTS lactose/cellobiose transporter subunit IIA → MDKVNIAELTEEQISFQLILHSGSARSKVIQALSEYRNENVEGADDLLKQAKQDLRAAHDIHFQMVKKEAGGTQTPFSLLLMHAEDHLMSTVTMKDLVLELLELFKSRNL, encoded by the coding sequence ATGGATAAAGTCAATATAGCTGAACTGACGGAAGAACAAATTAGTTTCCAACTTATTCTTCATAGTGGAAGCGCTCGCAGTAAAGTAATTCAGGCGCTGAGCGAATACCGGAATGAGAATGTAGAAGGTGCGGACGACCTGCTCAAGCAGGCGAAGCAGGACTTGCGTGCTGCGCATGATATCCATTTTCAAATGGTCAAGAAGGAAGCGGGAGGAACCCAAACTCCTTTCTCGCTCCTTCTGATGCATGCCGAGGATCATCTGATGTCCACGGTTACCATGAAGGATTTGGTTCTAGAGCTGCTGGAGCTTTTCAAATCCAGAAATTTATAA
- the celB gene encoding PTS cellobiose transporter subunit IIC: protein MFEKLSQILIPIAGKLNNNRYLTVLRDAFMLSFPLTVFGSIIVVIINLPFLKGWMGEGNLTAFQNLLNIAPNATLNIMTMFVVVGIGYYLSRSYKVEPIFGGMIALASFLMLTPFVLTQESGATIAGVIPVDRIGAKGMFLGMIVAFIAAEIYRKVTQKKIVIKMPPGVPPAVAKSFAALLPACITLGIFLIINVVVTLTLHNNLHDLIYHAVQAPLVHLGSGIIPTLIAIFFVQLLWFFGLHGQIIINSVMDPIWNTLALENYEAYSKGLELPHIITKQFLDIYTVGIGGTGMTLAVVLTILIFLKSKQLKQVSKLALGPGLFNVNEPVIFGLPIVMNPLIFVPWVISPMIVTLITYFAMSTGIVPPPNGIQVPWTMPLFFSGMMGTGSLAGGLLQLFNMAVVFVIWFPFLKIIDRVNVRKEQEEEIGQAAVAGKDQTVGM, encoded by the coding sequence TTGTTTGAAAAATTAAGCCAAATTTTAATACCTATTGCCGGTAAACTGAACAACAACCGCTATCTTACTGTACTGCGTGATGCATTTATGTTGTCATTTCCATTAACGGTTTTCGGCTCTATTATCGTCGTTATTATTAATCTGCCGTTTCTAAAAGGGTGGATGGGCGAGGGCAATCTGACGGCTTTTCAGAATCTGCTGAATATTGCGCCCAATGCAACACTGAATATCATGACCATGTTCGTGGTCGTGGGGATCGGATATTATCTATCCCGAAGTTATAAGGTCGAACCGATATTTGGCGGTATGATCGCTTTGGCCAGCTTCCTGATGCTGACTCCGTTCGTGCTGACTCAAGAGAGTGGCGCTACGATTGCAGGTGTTATTCCGGTTGACCGGATCGGGGCCAAGGGCATGTTCCTCGGGATGATCGTCGCTTTTATCGCGGCTGAGATTTACCGAAAGGTGACGCAGAAGAAGATTGTTATTAAAATGCCACCAGGGGTTCCGCCAGCGGTTGCCAAGTCTTTTGCTGCGTTGCTTCCTGCGTGTATTACGCTGGGCATATTTTTGATCATCAACGTTGTGGTTACTCTGACGCTTCATAATAACCTGCATGATTTGATTTATCATGCCGTTCAGGCACCGCTGGTGCATTTGGGCAGTGGAATTATACCTACATTGATTGCTATTTTCTTTGTTCAGCTCTTATGGTTCTTTGGGCTTCATGGTCAAATCATTATCAACTCGGTCATGGACCCGATCTGGAATACGCTGGCACTTGAAAACTATGAAGCGTACTCCAAAGGTTTGGAACTGCCGCATATTATCACGAAGCAGTTTTTAGATATTTATACAGTAGGTATCGGTGGTACAGGTATGACACTGGCTGTCGTGCTCACGATTCTGATCTTCCTGAAGAGCAAGCAATTGAAGCAGGTCAGTAAGCTGGCCCTTGGACCGGGCCTGTTTAATGTCAACGAACCCGTCATATTCGGTCTGCCGATTGTGATGAATCCGCTTATTTTCGTTCCATGGGTCATTTCTCCAATGATCGTTACGCTGATTACTTACTTTGCCATGTCCACTGGAATTGTACCGCCGCCAAATGGGATACAGGTCCCTTGGACGATGCCATTGTTCTTTAGCGGAATGATGGGTACGGGTTCCTTGGCGGGTGGACTGCTGCAACTGTTTAATATGGCTGTCGTCTTTGTCATCTGGTTCCCATTCCTGAAAATTATCGACCGGGTGAACGTTCGTAAAGAGCAGGAAGAGGAGATTGGCCAAGCAGCCGTTGCAGGTAAGGATCAAACTGTTGGAATGTAA
- a CDS encoding glycoside hydrolase family 1 protein has protein sequence MKDIEKQAIQYRFPSDFWWGSSASATQTEGTVEGDGKGPSIWDYWFEQEPNRFYDGVGPADTSRFYTRYKEDIALMKELGHNSFRFSISWSRLFPAGRGAMNQQAVQFYNAVIEELRQADIEPFVNLYHFDLPMALQEKGGWVNRETVEAYVDYANTCFELFGDRVAKWFTHNEPIVPVEGGYLYDFHYPNEVDFGKAVQVGYHTLLSSASVIKAYKEGGYTGKIGIILNLTPTYPRSQHPADVQAAEICDAFFNRSFLDPSVTGEFNPLLVELLRQEGFVPSMEDGDREIIRKGTVDLLGINYYQPRRVKARESLPNPDAPFVPERFFDYYVMPGRKMNEMRGWEIYEKGIYDILTNVRQNYGNIECFISENGMGVQGEEKFRDEQGMIRDDYRIDFIREHLKWVQRAISEGSNVKGYHLWTFMDNWSWSNAYKNRYGFVSVDLQDGGKRSVKQSGHWFKQVIENNGF, from the coding sequence ATGAAAGATATAGAGAAGCAAGCCATTCAATACCGTTTTCCTTCCGACTTCTGGTGGGGTTCGTCAGCTTCGGCTACCCAAACGGAAGGAACCGTGGAGGGAGACGGCAAAGGACCGAGCATATGGGATTATTGGTTTGAGCAGGAGCCGAACCGTTTCTATGACGGGGTTGGTCCTGCCGATACGTCCCGTTTCTATACCCGTTACAAAGAAGATATTGCACTCATGAAAGAGCTTGGTCACAACTCTTTCAGGTTCTCCATTTCCTGGTCGCGTCTGTTTCCGGCGGGAAGAGGTGCTATGAACCAGCAGGCGGTTCAATTCTATAATGCTGTCATTGAAGAATTGCGACAGGCGGATATTGAGCCGTTCGTGAATTTGTATCATTTTGATTTACCGATGGCTTTGCAGGAAAAGGGGGGCTGGGTGAACCGGGAGACAGTCGAAGCTTACGTGGATTACGCTAACACTTGCTTTGAGCTGTTCGGGGATCGTGTAGCCAAATGGTTTACGCATAACGAGCCAATTGTCCCGGTGGAAGGCGGCTATCTGTACGATTTCCACTATCCGAATGAAGTGGATTTCGGCAAAGCTGTACAGGTGGGATATCATACCCTGTTATCGAGCGCAAGTGTCATTAAGGCTTACAAAGAGGGAGGCTATACGGGCAAAATTGGTATTATTTTGAACCTGACGCCAACCTATCCGCGTAGTCAGCACCCGGCAGACGTGCAGGCTGCTGAAATATGCGATGCGTTCTTTAACCGTTCCTTTTTAGACCCATCTGTGACGGGAGAATTTAATCCTTTGCTCGTGGAGCTGTTACGCCAAGAGGGATTTGTCCCAAGCATGGAAGACGGAGATCGGGAGATTATACGCAAGGGCACGGTTGACCTGCTGGGCATTAACTATTATCAGCCGCGCAGAGTCAAGGCCCGCGAAAGTCTGCCGAACCCGGATGCGCCTTTTGTGCCGGAACGTTTCTTTGACTATTATGTCATGCCTGGTCGCAAGATGAATGAGATGCGGGGCTGGGAGATCTATGAGAAGGGTATTTACGATATCCTGACCAATGTCAGACAGAATTACGGAAACATTGAATGCTTTATCTCGGAAAACGGGATGGGTGTTCAGGGCGAAGAGAAATTCAGGGATGAACAGGGTATGATCCGCGATGACTATCGCATTGATTTTATCCGTGAGCATCTAAAATGGGTTCAACGGGCTATCTCGGAGGGCTCTAATGTGAAAGGCTATCACCTGTGGACGTTTATGGACAACTGGTCCTGGTCGAACGCCTATAAAAACCGCTATGGCTTTGTATCTGTCGACCTGCAGGACGGAGGTAAACGATCCGTTAAACAAAGTGGGCACTGGTTCAAGCAGGTGATCGAAAATAACGGATTTTAA
- a CDS encoding GntR family transcriptional regulator, whose product MNKYERIAQEVKQRIMDKTYNGIDPIPDEISLASEFQVSRMTIKRALDTLVMEGLLNRKRGHGTFIVKSVHNGPVNVVVNEMLGLTNLLRGKEIKNKIVAFDVQFPSEEVATHLFIDANSPVYHVIRLRVVEGEPYVIERTYMPTKLISGITEQVLYGSVYKHIKEELGLNIVGSHRTIRASKSTELDREHLDCAADDPILEIEQVGYLDTGIPFEYSFSRHRYDKFVFTTVNRMR is encoded by the coding sequence ATGAATAAATACGAGCGGATTGCACAAGAGGTCAAACAGCGAATTATGGATAAAACCTATAACGGTATTGATCCGATTCCCGATGAAATTTCACTGGCAAGTGAGTTTCAGGTAAGCCGAATGACGATCAAGAGGGCATTGGATACGTTGGTGATGGAAGGGCTGCTGAATCGTAAACGAGGACACGGAACCTTTATCGTCAAATCGGTTCACAATGGTCCTGTTAATGTTGTCGTAAATGAAATGCTGGGGTTAACCAATCTGCTGCGCGGGAAAGAAATCAAAAATAAAATCGTAGCCTTTGACGTTCAATTTCCATCCGAGGAAGTAGCGACTCATCTATTTATTGATGCCAATTCTCCTGTATATCATGTTATCCGTCTGCGTGTTGTGGAGGGTGAGCCATATGTTATCGAGCGCACGTACATGCCCACGAAGCTGATTAGCGGTATTACCGAGCAGGTGTTGTATGGCTCGGTGTACAAACATATTAAGGAAGAGTTGGGCCTTAATATTGTCGGTTCACATCGTACAATTCGCGCGTCCAAGTCGACAGAGCTGGATCGGGAGCATTTGGACTGTGCAGCGGATGATCCAATCTTGGAAATTGAGCAGGTGGGGTATCTGGATACGGGTATACCATTTGAATACTCATTCTCGCGGCATCGGTACGACAAATTTGTGTTCACCACAGTGAACCGGATGCGTTGA
- a CDS encoding L-lactate MFS transporter — protein sequence MELTKKRWIILIASCFINLCIGSIYAWSVFSAPMAEYLSSVTGLSLTPGNLAIAFTITNSVGPITMISGGWINDRFGPKKVIFVGGLLFGGGMILSGFATSVGYLVLAYGIVLGLGTGMVYGCTISNSIKFFPDKRGLVGGITTAAYGISSVIIPPIANSLISRSGVTSAFIIIGIAFLIIVCAASFFIEKCPSDFVPAGWTPKTVNVGRSIQNDKDWKGMLSSPLFYIMILLLMCGAFAGLMCTSQASPIAQKMIGMSAAAATTVVSVLALFNTGGRIIAGYISDKIGRINTLAFSSVFSVIGLTLLYFSGEGSVLTFYIGISVIGLCFGALMGVFPGFTADQFGVRNNSVNYGIMFIGFATAGYFGPSIMSHVYSTDSSYQRAFVIAAVLGITGLVLTFVYKFTTRKNQKLAVDMNQKAIN from the coding sequence GTGGAACTTACAAAAAAGAGATGGATTATTCTGATTGCAAGCTGCTTTATTAATCTGTGTATTGGATCAATTTACGCGTGGAGTGTATTTTCTGCCCCAATGGCAGAATATTTGAGCAGCGTAACAGGACTTAGTTTAACACCGGGGAATTTGGCTATAGCATTTACGATTACAAATTCGGTAGGTCCTATCACGATGATTTCAGGTGGCTGGATTAATGATCGGTTCGGGCCCAAGAAAGTGATTTTTGTAGGGGGCTTGCTGTTTGGAGGCGGTATGATTTTATCAGGATTTGCAACATCTGTAGGTTACCTGGTATTGGCTTACGGTATCGTACTCGGCCTAGGAACGGGAATGGTTTACGGATGCACAATTAGCAACTCTATTAAGTTTTTCCCTGACAAACGGGGATTAGTTGGCGGTATAACAACGGCTGCTTATGGAATAAGCTCAGTTATTATACCTCCTATTGCCAATAGTTTAATCAGTAGGTCTGGTGTGACATCAGCATTCATTATCATCGGTATAGCATTTCTTATTATTGTATGTGCTGCTTCTTTCTTCATTGAGAAATGTCCCTCTGATTTTGTCCCTGCAGGATGGACACCCAAGACTGTAAATGTTGGCCGTTCTATTCAGAACGACAAAGACTGGAAAGGCATGCTCTCAAGCCCTCTGTTTTATATCATGATCTTGTTATTAATGTGTGGTGCTTTTGCCGGACTCATGTGTACATCACAAGCTTCTCCTATAGCTCAGAAAATGATTGGGATGTCTGCGGCAGCCGCTACGACAGTTGTTTCCGTATTGGCATTGTTTAACACTGGCGGACGAATCATTGCAGGCTATATTTCAGACAAAATCGGTCGAATCAATACCCTGGCATTTTCTTCTGTCTTTTCGGTCATAGGACTCACATTGCTTTATTTTTCAGGCGAAGGTAGTGTGTTGACATTCTATATTGGTATTTCAGTTATTGGTTTATGCTTTGGCGCACTGATGGGGGTATTCCCTGGATTTACAGCCGATCAGTTTGGTGTGAGAAATAATAGTGTGAATTATGGAATTATGTTTATTGGATTTGCAACAGCAGGATACTTTGGCCCATCCATTATGAGTCATGTTTACAGCACAGACAGTAGCTATCAGAGAGCCTTTGTCATTGCGGCCGTACTTGGCATAACAGGACTTGTTCTAACATTTGTATATAAGTTCACTACCCGCAAAAATCAGAAGCTGGCTGTGGATATGAATCAGAAAGCTATCAATTAA